CTCTCCATTTCTAGAAAACTTAATCTCTACAACATCCGAATTTAAATTCTTAAGAAAATCATCTAAATCTCTTTTATTTTTCAAAAGAATATTATCAATGCTAATTATTTCGTCACCCGATTTCATTCCCGCAATCTTAGCAGGAGAATTTAAAACCACATCTGCTATTACAAGATCAACCCAGGGTCCAATTTCTTTTAAAAAATCTTGCAAACTAATAGTCTCTTCAAAAGTAATATTTTCATTTTCTCTTAAAACATCAAAAGTAACTGTAGATTTTCCATCAGGAATAATTTTTCTCAAATCAGAGAAATATTCAATTTTTTTATTATTAACCTTTAATATAACATCACCATCTCTAAATTTATCTTTTAAAAAAGAATCTTTATTAAAAATACTAACCCTTGAAGAATAATCAAAATACATAACACCCATCATACTTATAAAAATGAAAACAACAAATGAAAAAATCAAATTAAATAAAGGACCTGCAAAATATATTAAAATTTTTTTAAAATGTGAAATTCCAAACAAAGAATCTTTATCTGCTTCTAATTCTTTATTTGCTTTAAGTTCCTTTTCTAAGTGATCAAACCCCTTAAGCTTACAATATCCTCCTAGAAGGATTGGAGAAAGTCTATACTCAGTATTATTAATTTTAAACTTTAATATGCTAGGGCCTATACCCACAGAAAAAACTTCAACCTTAACTTTAAAAAGTTTAGCAAATAAAAAGTGCCCTAGCTCATGAATAAATATTATAAAACTAAGAGCCAGCACGCTAAAAAGAATATACATAAATTCCCTCCAAAAATCACTAAGATAAGTATAAATAAAATATTGGGCCTGTTAAAAGAAAAGAATCAATAGAATCAAGGGCCCCACCTCTGCCAGGAATGATTTTCCCAGAATCTTTTACTCCAGCACTTCGTTTTAGCCCAGATTCAAACAAGTCGCCAATAATGGTAAAGACTCCAATCAAAATGCCAAAAATAATAGATTCTCCATAGCTTAAATTTATTAATCTAAAAACTACAGCAAATATAGCAGTAAACACAGAAAACAAAATGCCCCCAAAAAAACCCATTAATGTTTTATTTGGACTAATAATAGTGGGGCGATAACTGTTTTTCCCTAAAAAATAACCAAAAAGATATGCAAAAGTATCGTTTCCACTTACCATAGCAAAAAGTATTAACATTAAAAATGGCGCCTTAG
Above is a genomic segment from Borreliella mayonii containing:
- the rseP gene encoding RIP metalloprotease RseP, with translation MYILFSVLALSFIIFIHELGHFLFAKLFKVKVEVFSVGIGPSILKFKINNTEYRLSPILLGGYCKLKGFDHLEKELKANKELEADKDSLFGISHFKKILIYFAGPLFNLIFSFVVFIFISMMGVMYFDYSSRVSIFNKDSFLKDKFRDGDVILKVNNKKIEYFSDLRKIIPDGKSTVTFDVLRENENITFEETISLQDFLKEIGPWVDLVIADVVLNSPAKIAGMKSGDEIISIDNILLKNKRDLDDFLKNLNSDVVEIKFSRNGEIFSSKLVFHDKNKIIGIYFSPPLKRIVKVENVSSAIKNSFFKVVNTLQDILYSIFLLITNFLNTSKSVSGPVGIVSILSSSYSLGLLYWINSISFLSLILAGMNLFFIIIPVFDGGQIFISFIELLRGKRFKAKTIYSFYSFGIFLGMFLFGLGLFNDLKGFLNIF